A genome region from Nocardia sp. NBC_00565 includes the following:
- a CDS encoding DoxX family protein has translation MNIALWIGQVLLAVVFTTSGIAKSTQSKEKLVAMGQTGVAVFPQPVVRLTAYSELLGVIGIIVPWWTGIAPVLTPLAAVGFAVVMIGAIAAHIRLREPRNIAITTTVLIIAVFVAIGRFAGL, from the coding sequence ATGAATATCGCATTGTGGATCGGACAGGTTCTGCTGGCTGTCGTGTTCACTACGTCCGGGATCGCAAAATCCACGCAGTCCAAAGAGAAGTTGGTCGCGATGGGCCAGACCGGTGTGGCGGTCTTCCCGCAGCCGGTCGTGCGCCTGACCGCCTACAGCGAACTGTTGGGTGTCATCGGCATCATCGTGCCCTGGTGGACCGGCATCGCTCCGGTGCTCACGCCGCTGGCGGCGGTCGGCTTCGCCGTGGTCATGATCGGCGCGATCGCCGCACACATCCGTCTGCGCGAGCCCCGCAATATCGCCATCACTACGACGGTGCTGATTATCGCCGTATTCGTGGCCATCGGCCGCTTCGCGGGCCTGTGA
- a CDS encoding succinic semialdehyde dehydrogenase → MPAPNAEVFTRLSALAAIDDPTSRSSKTIAETFTGRPLGSVPVGTTDDVAAAFGKARTAQARWAVRPAKDRASVLERYRELVIEHREFLMDVLQAETGKARWAAQEEIMGLMFAARYFARVAPGLLDAHSVPGAFPVLNRASVRHQPKGVVGVVAPWNYPMLLSIGDSIPALLAGNAVVVKPDSQTPYSALANAELLYQAGLPRDLLAVVPGPGTVVGAAIVDNCDYLMFTGSSATGRTLAEQCGRRLIGFSAELGGKNPMIVTRGAKLDRAAKAAVRACFSNAGQLCISIERLYVEKAVATEFTEKFVAAVRAAKLGAAYDYSADIGSLISEAQLETVTKHVADATSKGARVVVGGKARPDLGPLFFEPTVLAEVTDEMECGREETFGPLVSIYPVENVEEAIGLANDTEYGLNASVWAQSKPAGERIAERLHAGTVCVDEGYAPAWGTTAAPMGGMGISGVGRRHGPDGLLKFTEPQTVVVTRFMNLDAPGLVSQDKWQRLLMTLARGFRFLPGR, encoded by the coding sequence ATGCCCGCGCCGAATGCCGAAGTCTTCACCCGTCTGAGTGCGCTCGCGGCGATCGATGATCCGACCTCCCGTTCGTCCAAGACGATCGCGGAAACCTTCACCGGCAGGCCACTCGGCAGTGTCCCGGTGGGTACTACCGACGATGTGGCCGCCGCCTTCGGCAAAGCCCGAACGGCGCAGGCCCGCTGGGCAGTGCGCCCGGCCAAGGACCGCGCGTCGGTGCTGGAACGGTATCGCGAACTGGTCATCGAGCACCGCGAATTCCTGATGGACGTGCTCCAGGCCGAGACCGGCAAGGCGCGCTGGGCCGCACAGGAAGAGATCATGGGCCTGATGTTCGCGGCCCGCTATTTCGCCAGGGTCGCACCCGGCCTGCTCGATGCGCACAGCGTGCCCGGCGCCTTCCCGGTGCTCAATCGCGCGAGCGTGCGACACCAGCCCAAGGGCGTCGTCGGTGTGGTCGCGCCGTGGAACTACCCGATGCTGCTGTCCATCGGCGATTCGATTCCGGCACTGCTCGCCGGCAATGCGGTGGTCGTCAAGCCGGACAGCCAGACGCCGTACTCCGCGCTGGCCAATGCCGAACTGCTGTATCAGGCCGGGCTGCCCCGCGACCTGCTCGCCGTCGTCCCCGGCCCGGGCACGGTGGTCGGTGCCGCGATCGTCGACAACTGCGACTACCTGATGTTCACCGGCTCCTCGGCGACCGGGCGCACCCTGGCCGAACAGTGCGGTCGCAGACTCATCGGCTTCTCCGCGGAACTGGGCGGCAAGAACCCGATGATCGTCACCCGTGGCGCGAAACTGGACAGGGCCGCCAAGGCCGCAGTGCGCGCATGCTTCTCCAATGCCGGTCAGCTGTGTATCTCGATCGAACGGCTCTATGTCGAGAAGGCGGTCGCCACGGAGTTCACCGAGAAGTTCGTCGCCGCCGTGCGGGCCGCGAAACTCGGTGCGGCCTACGACTATTCGGCCGATATCGGCAGCCTCATCTCCGAGGCGCAACTGGAGACCGTCACCAAGCATGTCGCCGACGCGACCTCCAAGGGCGCGCGGGTAGTCGTCGGCGGCAAGGCCCGCCCCGATCTGGGACCGCTGTTCTTCGAACCCACCGTGCTCGCCGAGGTGACCGATGAGATGGAGTGCGGCCGCGAGGAAACCTTCGGCCCGCTGGTCTCGATCTACCCGGTCGAGAATGTCGAGGAGGCGATCGGCTTGGCCAACGACACCGAGTACGGCTTGAACGCCAGCGTCTGGGCACAGAGCAAGCCCGCGGGCGAGCGCATCGCCGAGCGGCTGCACGCGGGCACCGTCTGCGTGGATGAGGGGTACGCCCCCGCCTGGGGCACCACCGCCGCGCCGATGGGCGGCATGGGCATCTCCGGTGTCGGGCGTCGACACGGCCCCGACGGCCTGCTGAAGTTCACCGAACCGCAGACGGTCGTCGTCACGCGGTTCATGAATCTCGATGCGCCAGGACTGGTTTCGCAGGACAAGTGGCAGCGCCTGCTGATGACGCTCGCGCGCGGCTTCCGGTTCCTGCCCGGCCGCTGA
- a CDS encoding DUF779 domain-containing protein codes for MHSRVARVTITERAREVLRRLIEQHGPVLFHQSGGCCDGSSPMCFGVREFRVGSADVLLDRLPWHTEFWISGDQYELWKHTHLTVDVVSGRGSGFSLEAPEGVRFIIRSRLLTDEETAVLAAGPPPRTGADRMS; via the coding sequence ATGCATAGCAGAGTAGCCCGCGTCACCATCACCGAACGGGCACGAGAAGTGTTGCGCCGGTTGATCGAACAACACGGCCCGGTGCTGTTCCACCAGTCCGGCGGCTGCTGCGACGGCAGCTCACCGATGTGCTTCGGGGTGCGCGAATTCCGCGTCGGCAGCGCCGATGTGCTGCTTGACCGCCTGCCGTGGCATACCGAATTCTGGATCAGCGGCGATCAGTACGAGCTGTGGAAACACACCCACCTCACCGTCGATGTGGTGAGCGGACGCGGCAGCGGATTCTCGCTGGAGGCGCCCGAGGGCGTGCGCTTCATCATCAGATCGCGGCTGTTGACCGATGAGGAGACGGCGGTGTTGGCGGCCGGGCCGCCGCCGCGGACGGGAGCCGACCGAATGAGCTGA
- a CDS encoding nitrate- and nitrite sensing domain-containing protein, which produces MFRARLGVRARILAIALVPSLTLLVVGVSAAGYLVAENNDAKSWAVQNQDATAPARELLEAIQGERHLTLAVLAGDESSAPGLGPARLRLDNAYQGLMAATTELVARDGSGAENFRKLADFLTQVRTATDAGQLPAPDAYAFYNQLVDTITIGTKTAEQSAPDAEISTGLAEGKRIFLALEAISRSVAIANMFAAANGPAPIPIEELQHQVGYYHTEISNLTVELPPREKAALQAVQASTAWQQLTAMENAISQRNTAATSATSGTASSNGATKTAPAPLPLSTQEWHSAAAEMNRTLIDIWLTQGKGVQELAEDKSAAATERTLWAGGGITVVSLLAFLIAVLLANRIIRRLKRLRGETLALADERLPEMMRRLAEGEIIDPADESPNLDYGHDEIGQVAKAFEHAHQAAVAGAVNEAKTREGVKAVFLNIAHRSQIVVHRQLEILDHAEERQEDPAMLDILFKLDHLATRERRNAENLIILGGGQPGRQWRNPVPLIDLVRSAVGETLDYARVRIARLPETHVLGAVVADLTHLLAELVDNATSFSPPQSRVEVTGNVVGKGVVAEISDQGMGMTSAEIDRVNEMLRNPPSFGVAALSSDSRLGLFVVAQLAAQHGVKVRLAESDYGGIRAIVLIPAALLADESPALTTDPGILESTRRRRHPVPFVDSTPYGHTETESAVLTAPPRFATPAELDPPPRTPSALPTSDAPQTAGTDGRPALPRRNRQASIAPQLAQSTPVTEPATEQSPERERSAEQARDLMSAIEIGTRQGRRATPDRDAGVLPGEPHSVVPTEQLGAFRAPTNNPSDEQEGNGDFFQPR; this is translated from the coding sequence ATGTTCAGAGCGAGGCTCGGGGTCCGGGCGCGGATTCTGGCGATCGCGCTCGTCCCGAGCCTGACGCTGCTCGTGGTCGGCGTGAGCGCTGCCGGATATCTGGTGGCGGAAAACAATGATGCGAAGTCCTGGGCCGTGCAGAATCAGGATGCGACGGCACCGGCCAGGGAGCTGCTCGAGGCCATCCAGGGGGAACGTCATCTGACGCTGGCGGTGCTGGCCGGTGACGAATCTTCCGCACCCGGCCTCGGCCCCGCCCGCCTCCGGCTCGACAACGCCTACCAGGGTCTCATGGCGGCCACGACCGAGTTGGTCGCCCGGGACGGTTCGGGCGCCGAGAACTTCCGGAAGCTGGCCGACTTCCTGACACAGGTCCGCACCGCCACCGATGCTGGCCAGTTACCGGCCCCGGACGCGTACGCATTCTACAACCAGCTCGTCGACACCATCACCATCGGTACCAAAACCGCCGAACAGAGCGCGCCGGATGCCGAAATCAGCACCGGTCTCGCCGAGGGCAAGCGGATTTTCCTGGCGCTGGAAGCGATATCACGCAGTGTCGCCATCGCCAATATGTTCGCCGCCGCGAATGGGCCGGCCCCCATTCCGATCGAGGAGCTCCAGCATCAGGTCGGCTACTACCACACCGAAATCAGCAATCTGACGGTCGAGCTCCCCCCACGTGAGAAGGCGGCCCTGCAGGCCGTCCAGGCGAGTACGGCGTGGCAGCAGCTGACAGCCATGGAAAACGCTATCTCCCAACGCAATACGGCCGCCACAAGCGCTACATCCGGCACCGCGTCGTCGAACGGCGCGACCAAGACGGCTCCGGCACCGCTGCCATTGAGCACACAGGAATGGCACAGCGCCGCCGCCGAGATGAACCGGACGTTGATCGATATCTGGCTCACGCAGGGCAAAGGGGTCCAGGAACTGGCCGAGGACAAGTCGGCCGCCGCGACCGAGCGCACCCTGTGGGCCGGCGGCGGGATCACCGTGGTCAGTCTGCTGGCGTTCCTGATCGCCGTGCTGCTGGCCAATCGGATCATCCGCAGGCTCAAGCGGCTGCGCGGTGAAACCCTCGCCCTGGCCGATGAGCGGCTCCCGGAGATGATGCGGCGCCTGGCCGAGGGCGAAATCATCGACCCCGCCGACGAATCGCCGAACTTGGATTACGGTCACGACGAGATCGGCCAGGTGGCCAAGGCATTCGAGCACGCGCACCAGGCGGCCGTCGCCGGCGCGGTCAACGAGGCCAAGACTCGCGAGGGCGTCAAGGCGGTATTCCTGAATATCGCCCATCGCAGCCAGATCGTGGTGCATCGCCAACTCGAAATCCTCGACCACGCCGAGGAGCGCCAGGAGGATCCAGCAATGCTGGACATCCTGTTCAAGCTCGATCACCTCGCCACTCGCGAACGCCGCAACGCGGAGAACCTGATCATCCTCGGCGGCGGCCAGCCCGGTCGGCAGTGGCGCAACCCGGTACCGCTGATCGACCTGGTTCGCAGCGCGGTCGGTGAAACCCTCGACTACGCACGGGTTCGCATCGCCCGCCTGCCCGAAACGCATGTGCTCGGCGCGGTCGTCGCCGACCTCACCCACCTGCTCGCCGAGCTGGTGGACAACGCGACCTCGTTCTCGCCGCCCCAGTCCCGGGTCGAGGTGACCGGCAATGTGGTCGGTAAGGGCGTGGTCGCCGAGATCAGCGATCAGGGCATGGGTATGACGTCGGCCGAGATCGATCGCGTCAACGAGATGCTGCGCAACCCACCGAGTTTCGGGGTGGCTGCGCTGTCGTCGGACTCTCGGCTCGGCCTGTTCGTCGTCGCGCAGCTGGCCGCTCAGCACGGCGTGAAGGTCCGGCTCGCGGAGTCCGATTACGGTGGTATCCGTGCCATTGTGCTCATCCCCGCCGCACTGCTCGCCGACGAATCCCCGGCACTCACAACCGATCCCGGGATTCTGGAATCGACACGCCGACGGCGGCACCCGGTGCCCTTCGTCGACTCCACCCCCTACGGTCACACCGAAACCGAATCCGCGGTGCTCACCGCGCCACCGCGCTTCGCGACGCCGGCCGAGCTGGATCCGCCGCCGAGAACCCCGAGCGCACTGCCCACCTCCGACGCACCGCAGACCGCTGGAACCGACGGCAGGCCCGCACTGCCACGCCGCAACCGGCAGGCCAGCATCGCACCGCAACTGGCACAGTCCACCCCCGTCACCGAGCCCGCCACCGAGCAGTCGCCGGAGCGGGAGCGTTCGGCCGAGCAAGCCCGGGATCTGATGTCCGCCATCGAAATCGGGACCAGGCAGGGTCGCCGCGCGACCCCCGATCGAGATGCTGGCGTGTTGCCCGGTGAACCGCATAGCGTGGTGCCTACCGAGCAACTCGGCGCGTTCCGCGCGCCGACGAACAATCCCTCGGATGAACAGGAAGGCAACGGTGACTTCTTCCAGCCCCGGTGA
- the exaC gene encoding acetaldehyde dehydrogenase ExaC — MIYARPGSATGIVTYASRYDNFIGGDWSAPIEGRYFENPSPVDGETFCSVARSTAADIDMALEAAHHAAPRWAATSVTERANILNKIADRIEHSLEPLAVAETWDNGKPVRETPAADLPLAVDHFRYFAGVIRAQEGSIAEIDVDTIAYHFHEPLGVVGQIIPWNFPILMAAWKLAPALAAGNCVVLKPAEQTPASILLVIELIADLLPPGVLNVVNGFGTEAGKPLAASPRVAKVAFTGETTTGRLIMQYASENIIPVSLELGGKSPNIFLPDVLTADDEFLDKAVEGFVMFALNQGEVCTCPSRALIHSSIYDEFLARCIERTKAIKGGYPLDHTTMIGAQASNDQFEKILSYIDIGRREGARVLTGGEAREVDGLPGGYYIQPTIVEGTNTMRIFQEEIFGPVVAVTRFDTVEEAIMIANDTLYGLGAGVWTRDINTAYRMGRAIKAGRVWTNCFHAYPAHAAFGGYKKSGIGRENHKMMLDHYQQTKNLLVSYSPTKLGFF; from the coding sequence ATGATCTACGCCAGGCCGGGGTCCGCTACCGGCATCGTCACCTACGCAAGTCGCTACGACAACTTCATCGGCGGCGACTGGTCGGCCCCCATCGAGGGCAGGTATTTCGAGAACCCGTCCCCCGTCGACGGTGAGACCTTCTGCTCGGTGGCCCGCTCCACCGCGGCCGATATCGATATGGCCCTGGAGGCCGCGCACCACGCCGCCCCCCGGTGGGCCGCCACCTCGGTCACCGAGCGCGCGAACATCCTCAACAAGATCGCCGACCGGATCGAGCACAGCCTCGAACCGCTGGCCGTCGCCGAAACCTGGGACAACGGCAAGCCCGTCCGCGAAACCCCCGCCGCGGACCTGCCATTGGCGGTCGACCACTTCCGCTACTTCGCGGGCGTCATCCGCGCGCAGGAGGGCAGCATCGCCGAAATCGACGTCGACACGATCGCGTACCACTTCCACGAACCGCTCGGTGTGGTCGGCCAGATCATTCCGTGGAACTTCCCGATCCTGATGGCCGCCTGGAAGCTGGCACCGGCGTTGGCGGCGGGCAACTGCGTGGTACTCAAGCCCGCCGAGCAGACCCCGGCCTCGATCCTGTTGGTGATCGAGCTCATCGCGGATCTGCTGCCGCCCGGAGTTCTCAACGTGGTCAACGGTTTCGGCACGGAGGCCGGTAAGCCACTGGCCGCGAGCCCACGGGTGGCGAAGGTCGCCTTCACCGGTGAGACCACCACCGGCCGACTCATCATGCAGTACGCGAGCGAGAACATCATTCCGGTCAGTCTGGAGTTGGGCGGTAAGAGCCCCAACATCTTCCTGCCCGATGTGCTGACCGCCGACGACGAATTCCTGGACAAGGCCGTCGAGGGCTTCGTGATGTTCGCGCTCAACCAGGGCGAGGTATGCACCTGCCCATCGCGCGCCCTGATCCACTCGTCGATCTACGACGAATTCCTGGCCCGCTGCATCGAGCGGACCAAGGCCATCAAGGGCGGCTACCCGCTCGACCACACCACCATGATCGGCGCCCAAGCCAGTAACGACCAATTCGAAAAGATCTTGTCCTACATCGACATCGGCAGGCGGGAAGGCGCCCGCGTGCTGACCGGCGGGGAAGCGCGCGAGGTGGACGGACTGCCGGGCGGCTACTACATCCAGCCGACGATCGTGGAGGGCACCAACACCATGCGGATCTTCCAGGAGGAGATCTTCGGCCCGGTGGTGGCGGTGACCCGGTTCGACACGGTCGAAGAGGCGATCATGATCGCCAATGACACCCTCTACGGACTCGGTGCGGGCGTATGGACCAGGGATATCAATACCGCCTACCGAATGGGCCGGGCGATCAAGGCAGGTCGGGTATGGACCAATTGTTTCCACGCGTACCCCGCACACGCGGCATTCGGCGGGTACAAAAAGTCCGGCATCGGCCGGGAAAACCACAAAATGATGCTCGATCACTACCAGCAGACCAAGAATCTGCTGGTCAGTTATTCACCGACAAAACTCGGATTCTTCTGA